A window of Aeromicrobium sp. A1-2 contains these coding sequences:
- a CDS encoding 5'-3' exonuclease H3TH domain-containing protein, translating to MAPSTVPAHERKLLLAVDAPSLLHRNHHARAHTRLMDRSDRPAWALHGMLRQILESIESFAPDAVIFGLDDRTSSVREEFYPEYKAGRAAKDAELVDQLDRAGRLLDALGLATLTPPGLEADDVSASAATWASSNDWNCVIITSDRDSFAHISDHTQVLRLINGGMSNSPLLNPVRLKTMYGVAAENYLEFAALRGDTSDNLPGVTGIGEKTAPVLLAQMGSMRDVWADIDHNAGRALVATLDSWAEETGNRRIGAGLLKRLTAPGSRERYEFNVKIMSGQDDLDLGLTPDIPGTPGLLPLDIDRVSRVVGYLNVQATTDLALRVLTGRPASTEF from the coding sequence ATGGCCCCATCCACCGTTCCCGCCCACGAGCGCAAGCTGCTGCTCGCCGTCGACGCCCCGTCGCTCCTGCACCGCAACCACCACGCGCGAGCGCACACGAGACTCATGGACCGGTCCGACCGTCCGGCGTGGGCCCTGCACGGGATGCTGCGACAGATTCTCGAGTCCATCGAGTCGTTCGCACCGGATGCGGTGATCTTCGGTCTCGATGACCGCACGTCGTCGGTGCGCGAGGAGTTCTACCCCGAGTACAAGGCCGGGCGTGCCGCGAAGGACGCAGAGCTGGTCGACCAGCTCGACCGGGCCGGACGACTGCTCGACGCCCTTGGTCTGGCCACGCTCACACCTCCGGGACTCGAGGCGGACGATGTCAGCGCCTCGGCCGCTACCTGGGCGAGCAGCAACGACTGGAACTGCGTCATCATCACGTCCGACCGTGACTCCTTCGCCCACATCAGCGACCACACGCAGGTCTTGCGCCTGATCAACGGCGGCATGAGCAACTCCCCATTGCTCAACCCCGTCCGACTCAAGACGATGTACGGCGTTGCCGCAGAGAACTACCTCGAGTTCGCGGCGTTGCGGGGTGACACGAGCGACAATCTGCCCGGAGTGACCGGGATCGGCGAGAAGACGGCACCCGTGCTGCTCGCACAAATGGGTTCCATGCGCGACGTCTGGGCGGACATCGATCACAACGCCGGTCGGGCGCTCGTCGCGACCCTCGACTCCTGGGCCGAGGAGACCGGGAACCGCCGGATCGGCGCTGGCCTGCTCAAACGGCTCACCGCCCCCGGATCTCGCGAACGGTATGAGTTCAACGTGAAGATCATGTCCGGCCAGGACGACCTGGACCTCGGGCTCACCCCCGACATCCCGGGCACACCCGGACTGCTGCCCCTCGACATCGATCGCGTCTCGCGGGTCGTCGGCTACCTCAACGTCCAGGCCACCACGGACCTCGCCCTACGGGTGTTGACCGGGCGCCCGGCATCGACCGAGTTCTGA
- a CDS encoding YncE family protein — translation MTSRAALRQIAALALAAVTLLAACSGSDDGPAKKAAEPGRAPAVTTAPAGEVVDVGALPQGIVYDDQTNTLAVAVRDPFRLLLFDPDTLAVRRSVSLPGKVRHLQLAAPGGPVLVPAESANAIVEVALPDGATRTTKVQRQPHDAAAVANGDLVVGNEFSGSISIVRDGNVLNTFDDLLQPGGVVTTVDTAAIIDVKDYTLSTYDLDGLFRSGRVAAGAGPTHGVLVDDNRVAVTDTRGDQVLLFTLDPLRKVGSIALEGNPYGITVGQDPQTVWVTLTTQNKLVGLDVSANSPKIIATYPTVAQADTVAVAPDSRTLWVTGTRDGTIQRITR, via the coding sequence ATGACCTCCCGGGCCGCGCTACGGCAGATCGCGGCGCTGGCCCTCGCAGCGGTGACGCTGCTCGCAGCGTGCTCCGGAAGTGACGACGGCCCGGCCAAGAAGGCGGCGGAGCCGGGCCGGGCGCCAGCCGTGACCACCGCGCCCGCCGGCGAGGTGGTGGACGTCGGCGCGCTCCCTCAGGGCATCGTCTACGACGACCAGACCAACACGCTCGCGGTGGCCGTACGCGATCCGTTCCGGCTGTTGCTGTTCGACCCGGACACCCTCGCCGTACGCAGGAGCGTGTCGCTGCCGGGCAAGGTGCGACACCTCCAGCTCGCCGCACCTGGTGGCCCCGTCCTCGTGCCGGCCGAGAGCGCCAACGCGATCGTCGAGGTCGCGCTGCCCGACGGCGCGACCCGCACGACCAAAGTCCAGCGTCAGCCCCACGACGCGGCCGCGGTTGCCAATGGCGATCTCGTGGTCGGCAACGAGTTCAGCGGGTCAATCTCGATCGTCCGCGACGGCAATGTGCTCAACACGTTCGACGACCTGCTCCAGCCCGGTGGCGTGGTCACCACCGTCGACACCGCCGCGATCATCGACGTCAAGGACTACACCCTCAGCACGTACGACCTGGATGGTCTGTTCCGGTCGGGGCGGGTCGCGGCGGGTGCCGGCCCGACCCACGGCGTGCTCGTGGACGACAACCGGGTCGCGGTCACCGACACCCGCGGCGACCAGGTGTTGCTGTTCACTCTTGACCCCCTGCGCAAGGTCGGATCGATCGCGCTGGAGGGCAACCCGTACGGCATCACGGTCGGTCAGGACCCCCAGACCGTGTGGGTGACGCTGACGACTCAGAACAAGCTGGTCGGTCTGGACGTCAGCGCGAACTCCCCCAAGATCATCGCGACGTATCCGACCGTCGCCCAGGCCGACACCGTGGCGGTCGCTCCCGACAGCCGCACCTTGTGGGTCACCGGAACCCGGGATGGCACGATCCAGCGCATCACCCGCTGA
- a CDS encoding inorganic phosphate transporter, which translates to MDLTLALVILTVAIALFFDYTNGFHDAANAIATSVSTRALTPRIALMMAAVLNFVGALLGVGVAKTIKDILTGFDGLTPNHALTVVLSALLGAIVWNLITWYFGIPSSSSHALIGGLIGVGLAAGVSVDWDKVIDKVAIPMIVSPAMGFGGAFLVMLSIMWIFRRANPHTVNRGFRLSQTVSAAALSLGHGLQDAQKTMGVIVLALIAGGEHTGDDIPLWVIIAAASAISLGTMSGGMRIMRTMGRRIIALDPPRGFAAESTAAIVLYGMAIGLHAPVSTTHTMTSAVMGAGATKRFSAVRWGVARSIITAWVITIPAAAAVGAASYFLLRIVIPGN; encoded by the coding sequence GTGGACCTCACTCTGGCGCTGGTGATCCTCACCGTCGCCATCGCCCTGTTCTTCGACTACACCAATGGCTTCCACGACGCCGCCAACGCGATCGCGACCTCGGTCTCGACTCGAGCACTGACGCCGCGGATCGCTCTCATGATGGCCGCGGTGCTGAACTTCGTCGGGGCGCTGCTGGGTGTCGGCGTGGCCAAGACCATCAAGGACATCCTGACCGGATTCGATGGTCTGACACCCAATCACGCCCTCACGGTGGTGCTCAGCGCCCTTCTCGGTGCCATCGTGTGGAACCTCATCACGTGGTACTTCGGGATCCCGTCGTCGTCCTCGCACGCCCTGATCGGCGGCCTGATCGGCGTCGGTCTCGCGGCCGGGGTCTCGGTCGACTGGGACAAGGTCATCGACAAGGTCGCGATCCCGATGATCGTCAGCCCGGCGATGGGCTTCGGCGGGGCGTTCCTCGTGATGCTGTCGATCATGTGGATCTTCCGCCGCGCGAACCCGCACACCGTCAATCGTGGGTTCCGCCTGTCGCAGACGGTCTCGGCTGCCGCACTCTCGCTGGGGCACGGACTGCAGGACGCGCAGAAGACCATGGGTGTCATTGTCCTGGCCCTGATCGCTGGCGGTGAGCACACCGGGGACGACATCCCGCTGTGGGTCATCATCGCGGCGGCCAGTGCGATTTCGCTCGGCACGATGTCTGGCGGCATGCGGATCATGCGCACGATGGGCCGGCGCATCATCGCCCTCGACCCGCCACGCGGCTTCGCGGCCGAGTCGACCGCGGCGATCGTCCTGTATGGCATGGCGATCGGCTTGCACGCTCCGGTCTCGACGACGCACACCATGACCTCCGCGGTCATGGGAGCCGGCGCGACCAAGCGCTTCAGCGCCGTCCGCTGGGGTGTCGCCCGCAGCATCATCACGGCTTGGGTCATCACGATCCCGGCCGCTGCGGCTGTCGGCGCCGCGTCGTACTTCTTGCTGCGCATCGTGATCCCCGGCAACTAA
- the pstB gene encoding phosphate ABC transporter ATP-binding protein PstB, whose product MAKSIDVSDLNIYYGDFLAVEDVTIPIPAKSVTAFIGPSGCGKSTFLRSLNRMHEVIRGARVEGKVLIDGEDLYGPDIDPVNVRRMIGMVFQRPNPFPTMSIYDNVLAGQKLNSKRMKKSESDDVAERALRAAGLWTEVKDRLDRPGSGLSGGQQQRLCIARAISVEPEILLMDEPCSALDPISTSVIEDLIHELKSQYTIVIVTHNMQQAARVSDETAFFNLSGVGKPGRLVEHGRTETIFSNPQDPATEAYIQGRFG is encoded by the coding sequence ATGGCCAAGAGCATCGATGTATCCGACCTCAACATCTACTACGGCGACTTTCTCGCCGTCGAGGACGTGACCATCCCGATCCCTGCGAAGTCAGTCACGGCGTTCATCGGACCCTCCGGTTGCGGCAAGTCGACCTTCCTCCGGTCGCTCAACCGCATGCACGAGGTCATCCGCGGCGCACGCGTCGAGGGCAAGGTCCTGATCGACGGGGAGGACCTCTACGGCCCCGACATCGACCCGGTGAACGTCCGCCGCATGATCGGCATGGTCTTCCAGCGGCCCAACCCGTTCCCCACCATGTCGATCTACGACAACGTGCTGGCCGGGCAGAAGCTCAACAGCAAGCGCATGAAGAAGTCCGAGTCCGACGACGTCGCCGAACGGGCGCTGCGTGCCGCCGGCCTGTGGACCGAGGTCAAGGACCGCCTCGACCGGCCCGGCTCTGGTCTGTCCGGCGGTCAGCAGCAGCGCCTGTGCATCGCCCGCGCGATCTCGGTCGAGCCGGAGATCCTGTTGATGGACGAGCCCTGCTCGGCACTCGACCCGATCTCGACCAGTGTCATCGAGGACCTGATCCACGAGCTCAAGTCGCAGTACACGATCGTGATCGTGACCCACAACATGCAGCAGGCCGCTCGCGTCTCCGACGAGACCGCGTTCTTCAACCTGTCGGGTGTCGGCAAGCCCGGCCGGCTCGTCGAGCACGGTCGTACCGAGACGATCTTCTCCAACCCGCAGGACCCCGCGACCGAGGCGTACATCCAGGGCCGCTTCGGATAA
- the pstA gene encoding phosphate ABC transporter permease PstA: MTTTLAPSVDVSRELRGAQLPNRAPQAIVALSLVAGAGAYALGVGPLRSVLIAWVVSLSLPIWSAVVEGSRKATDRLVTVLVASSFVLAMFPLVSILYTVISKGAHVLSTEFFTYSMRNVVGEGGGIYQALIGTVLITGAATVISVPIGLFAAIYLVEYAEGNRLSPWVRFLVDVMTGIPSIVAGLFAYALFVIFFGEGVRMGIGGSVALSVLMIPVVVRSSEEMLKLVPNELREAAYALGVPKWRTVAKVVLPTALAGIVTGITLAIARVIGETAPLLIIAGATDSVNFNLFDGRMATLPVFAYSSVRNPRVPPEFSIDRAWGSALVLLLIVMLLNLIARLVSHYFSPKGER; encoded by the coding sequence ATGACGACCACCCTCGCACCGTCCGTCGACGTCTCCCGTGAGCTTCGCGGGGCACAGCTGCCGAATCGCGCCCCCCAGGCCATCGTCGCGCTCTCGCTCGTCGCGGGCGCCGGGGCCTACGCGCTCGGCGTCGGCCCGCTCCGCAGCGTCCTGATCGCCTGGGTCGTCAGCCTGAGCCTGCCGATCTGGTCCGCCGTCGTCGAGGGAAGCCGCAAGGCCACCGACCGACTGGTCACGGTCCTGGTCGCCTCGTCCTTCGTGCTGGCGATGTTCCCGCTGGTCAGCATCCTCTACACCGTCATCAGCAAGGGCGCCCACGTCCTGTCAACCGAGTTCTTCACATACTCGATGCGCAACGTCGTCGGCGAGGGCGGCGGCATCTACCAGGCCCTCATCGGCACAGTCCTGATCACTGGCGCGGCGACCGTGATCTCGGTGCCGATCGGCCTGTTCGCCGCGATCTACCTCGTCGAGTACGCCGAGGGCAACCGGCTGTCCCCCTGGGTGCGCTTCCTCGTCGACGTCATGACCGGCATCCCGTCGATCGTGGCCGGCCTGTTCGCCTACGCGCTGTTCGTGATCTTCTTCGGCGAGGGCGTCCGGATGGGCATCGGCGGCTCGGTTGCCCTGTCGGTCCTGATGATCCCCGTCGTGGTCCGGTCGTCCGAGGAGATGCTCAAACTCGTCCCCAACGAGCTGCGGGAAGCCGCGTACGCCCTCGGCGTGCCGAAGTGGCGCACCGTCGCCAAGGTCGTGCTGCCCACAGCCCTGGCCGGCATCGTCACCGGCATCACGTTGGCCATTGCCCGCGTCATCGGCGAGACCGCTCCCCTGCTGATCATCGCCGGCGCGACCGACTCGGTGAACTTCAACCTCTTCGACGGCCGCATGGCCACCCTCCCGGTGTTCGCCTACTCCTCGGTGCGCAATCCCCGGGTGCCGCCCGAGTTCAGCATCGACCGCGCCTGGGGCTCAGCCCTCGTGCTGCTCCTGATCGTGATGTTGCTCAACCTGATCGCCCGCCTCGTCTCCCACTACTTCTCGCCCAAGGGCGAGCGCTAA
- the pstC gene encoding phosphate ABC transporter permease subunit PstC, with the protein MTSTLAPPKRTVVRRPGDRVFSGLSTGAGILILVVLAGVAAFLTIEGIPGILANPDEVKSGQSFLPYVWPLVYGTLIAATVALIIAVPVAVGVALFISHYAPRKLGQTLGYLVDLLAAVPSVVYGLWGIQFLAPNLVPFYEWLEKNLGFIPFFAGPASTTGRTIMTACIVLAVMILPIMTAICREIFLQTPRLHEEAALALGATRWEMARLAISPYARSGIVSAAMLGLGRALGETLAVAMVLSVSAGTVTANLISSTNPSTIAANIALSFSEASGKSVNALIASGLVLFVITFLVNFAARAVVDRRKEFSGAN; encoded by the coding sequence GTGACCAGCACGCTCGCCCCCCCCAAGCGCACCGTCGTCCGTAGACCCGGCGACCGCGTCTTCTCCGGGCTGTCGACCGGCGCGGGCATCCTGATCCTGGTTGTGCTCGCCGGTGTCGCCGCATTCCTCACGATCGAGGGCATCCCCGGCATCCTTGCCAACCCCGACGAGGTCAAGAGCGGCCAGAGCTTCCTTCCGTACGTCTGGCCCCTGGTCTACGGCACGCTGATCGCCGCGACGGTCGCCCTGATCATCGCCGTGCCGGTCGCGGTCGGCGTCGCGCTCTTCATCTCGCACTACGCCCCGCGCAAGCTCGGGCAGACCCTCGGATATCTCGTCGATCTGCTCGCCGCAGTGCCGAGCGTCGTCTACGGCCTGTGGGGCATCCAGTTCCTGGCGCCGAACCTGGTGCCGTTCTACGAGTGGCTCGAGAAGAACCTGGGATTCATCCCCTTCTTCGCGGGGCCCGCCTCCACAACAGGCCGCACGATCATGACCGCGTGCATCGTCCTGGCCGTCATGATCCTGCCGATCATGACCGCGATCTGCCGCGAGATCTTCCTGCAGACCCCTCGTCTGCACGAGGAGGCCGCCCTGGCCCTCGGCGCGACCCGCTGGGAGATGGCGCGACTCGCGATCTCCCCCTACGCGCGCTCGGGGATCGTGTCCGCTGCCATGCTCGGCCTGGGTCGCGCCCTCGGCGAGACCCTCGCCGTCGCGATGGTCCTGTCGGTCAGCGCCGGCACTGTCACGGCCAACCTGATCAGCAGCACCAACCCCAGCACGATCGCCGCCAACATCGCCCTCAGCTTCTCCGAGGCCAGCGGCAAGAGCGTCAACGCGCTCATCGCGAGCGGTCTGGTGCTGTTCGTGATCACCTTCCTCGTCAACTTCGCCGCGCGCGCCGTCGTGGATCGCCGCAAAGAATTCTCCGGAGCCAACTGA
- a CDS encoding NUDIX domain-containing protein yields MAHERIINAAGGVVWRKRGGSGLSEPRVELLVAHRPSYDDWTFPKGKVDPGEALQTTAVREIAEETGIRVRLGVPLRQVSYPVSAGTKVVHYWSARPVGKDDVDTFVPNKEVDEIRWVGFREARELLTYEHDAKLLDTFTELQESKAHRSRTLIVLRHGKAAPRTDHDDDQARSLTAVGAERAQALVPLLGAYGVRRVVSSPAVRCAQTVEPYAHSISTFLEIDDRLSEDTRSAQVQRSVDALLDRKKPVVLCSHRPTLPWVFDAIGTAVQDLAPGEAVVVHHRKGKVLATESLA; encoded by the coding sequence ATGGCACATGAACGGATCATCAACGCCGCAGGTGGCGTCGTGTGGCGCAAGCGCGGCGGCTCCGGCCTGTCCGAGCCCCGGGTCGAGCTTCTCGTCGCGCATCGCCCGTCCTACGACGACTGGACCTTCCCCAAGGGCAAGGTCGACCCGGGTGAGGCGCTGCAGACGACGGCGGTCCGCGAGATCGCCGAGGAGACCGGAATCCGCGTGCGTCTTGGCGTGCCGCTGCGGCAAGTCAGCTATCCGGTCAGCGCCGGCACCAAGGTCGTCCACTACTGGAGTGCCCGACCCGTCGGCAAGGACGACGTGGACACCTTCGTGCCGAACAAGGAGGTCGACGAGATCCGCTGGGTCGGCTTCCGGGAGGCCCGGGAGCTGCTGACCTACGAGCACGACGCCAAGTTGCTGGACACGTTCACCGAGCTGCAGGAGAGCAAGGCCCACCGCTCACGGACGCTGATCGTGCTGCGGCACGGCAAGGCCGCGCCTCGGACGGACCACGACGACGACCAGGCGCGTTCCCTGACCGCCGTCGGAGCGGAGCGGGCCCAGGCGCTCGTGCCGCTGCTGGGCGCGTACGGCGTGCGTAGGGTCGTGAGCAGCCCGGCTGTGCGCTGCGCACAGACCGTCGAGCCCTACGCCCACTCGATCAGCACATTCCTCGAGATCGACGACCGGCTCTCCGAGGACACCCGCTCCGCCCAGGTGCAGCGCTCGGTCGATGCACTGCTCGACCGCAAGAAGCCGGTCGTGCTGTGCTCGCACCGGCCGACGCTCCCCTGGGTGTTCGACGCGATCGGCACGGCCGTCCAGGACCTGGCCCCCGGCGAGGCGGTCGTCGTGCACCACCGCAAGGGCAAAGTCCTCGCGACCGAGTCATTGGCGTGA
- a CDS encoding DUF47 domain-containing protein: MRFRIRPVETSFYDLFTEMANHLVHGADLLAQMLDTGTDKSLLGEQMREAEHQADETTHRIIKRANSTFITPFDREDIYRLASSLDDVMDFMEETVDLVGLYELGDLPADFAPQVEVLQRATQLTAEAMPRLRTMKDLDEYWIEINRLENQGDRSYRRIVAHLFGGSYKSLEVLKLKDVVDSLEHAIDALESVANTVEQIAVKES; this comes from the coding sequence GTGCGTTTTCGCATCCGACCAGTCGAAACCTCGTTCTATGATTTGTTCACCGAGATGGCAAACCACTTGGTGCACGGCGCTGACCTCCTTGCCCAGATGCTGGATACTGGCACCGACAAGAGTTTGCTCGGCGAGCAGATGCGCGAGGCCGAGCATCAGGCCGACGAGACGACTCACCGCATCATCAAGCGCGCGAACTCGACGTTCATCACGCCGTTCGACCGCGAAGACATCTACCGGCTCGCGAGCAGCCTCGACGACGTCATGGACTTCATGGAGGAGACCGTCGACCTGGTCGGCCTCTACGAGCTGGGCGACCTCCCGGCTGACTTCGCCCCGCAGGTCGAGGTGCTGCAGCGTGCGACCCAGCTGACCGCCGAGGCGATGCCGCGTCTGCGCACGATGAAGGATCTGGACGAGTACTGGATCGAGATCAACCGACTCGAGAACCAGGGTGATCGTTCGTATCGGCGCATCGTCGCGCACCTGTTCGGCGGCTCCTACAAGTCGCTCGAGGTCCTCAAGCTGAAGGACGTCGTGGACTCCCTCGAGCACGCCATCGACGCGCTCGAATCGGTCGCAAACACGGTGGAGCAGATCGCCGTCAAGGAGTCCTGA
- the pstS gene encoding phosphate ABC transporter substrate-binding protein PstS, translating to MNRNSLRKAAPAAALVLAFGLSACGAANESDSGASTGGADQVSGTLNAGGSSAQEAAIAAWKKNFQTANPDATVNYDPVGSGGGREQFLAGGYVLAGSDAYLSDEELATAKETCKSDVVEVPVYVSPIAVVYNLKDVKELNLAPKTIGAIFEGKITSWDDAAIKADNPDATLPSTKITPVHRSDDSGTTKNFTDYLDQASDGGWSGGVIETWPIKGGEAAEGTSGVIAAVKSGEGTIGYADESQAGDLGQAKVKVGDEFTAATPEAAAKILDSSKTLEGRAATDIAIDVDRKSTASGVYPIVLASYQIACQTYDDKATADLVKAWLTYIASSDGQSAAGDSAGSAPLTSDFGTKVQAAIETISAA from the coding sequence GTGAACCGCAACTCACTGCGCAAGGCCGCCCCCGCGGCCGCGCTTGTACTCGCCTTCGGCCTCAGCGCCTGCGGTGCAGCGAACGAATCCGATAGCGGCGCCTCCACCGGCGGCGCCGACCAGGTGTCCGGCACGCTGAACGCCGGCGGATCCAGCGCCCAGGAAGCTGCCATTGCCGCCTGGAAGAAGAACTTCCAGACTGCCAACCCCGACGCCACCGTCAACTACGACCCGGTCGGCTCGGGCGGCGGCCGCGAGCAGTTCCTCGCCGGCGGCTACGTCCTGGCCGGCTCTGACGCCTACCTGAGCGACGAAGAGCTCGCCACGGCGAAGGAGACCTGCAAGAGCGACGTCGTCGAGGTCCCCGTGTACGTCAGCCCCATCGCCGTCGTCTACAACCTCAAGGACGTCAAGGAGCTCAACCTCGCCCCCAAGACGATCGGTGCGATCTTCGAGGGCAAGATCACGAGCTGGGACGACGCGGCCATCAAGGCCGACAACCCCGACGCCACGCTGCCCAGCACCAAGATCACGCCGGTGCACCGCTCGGACGACTCGGGCACGACCAAGAACTTCACCGACTACCTCGACCAGGCCTCCGACGGCGGCTGGAGCGGCGGAGTCATCGAGACGTGGCCGATCAAGGGCGGCGAGGCCGCCGAGGGTACCTCGGGCGTCATCGCGGCAGTCAAGAGCGGTGAGGGCACGATCGGCTATGCCGACGAGAGCCAGGCCGGTGACCTCGGTCAGGCCAAGGTCAAGGTCGGCGACGAGTTCACCGCCGCCACACCTGAGGCTGCAGCCAAGATCCTCGACAGCTCCAAGACTCTCGAGGGACGCGCTGCGACCGACATCGCGATCGACGTCGACCGCAAGTCGACCGCGTCGGGTGTCTACCCGATCGTCCTGGCTTCCTACCAGATCGCCTGCCAGACGTACGACGACAAGGCCACGGCCGACCTCGTCAAGGCATGGCTGACCTACATCGCCAGCAGCGACGGCCAGTCGGCCGCCGGCGACTCGGCCGGCTCGGCGCCCCTGACCTCGGACTTCGGTACGAAGGTCCAGGCCGCGATCGAGACCATCTCCGCAGCCTGA
- a CDS encoding RNA degradosome polyphosphate kinase, which translates to MAVADIEAPASPDEFDVDPPFDPAGSSLPHDRFLDRELSWIAFNARVLELAQDHSVPLLERVRFAAIFASNLDEFFMVRVAGLKRRIAAGVAVPSASGLNPRDVLSRSLEASQDLMVRHAETYHQELVPDLAEHGIELLHWSSLREAEQKHISALYRDRVFPILTPLAVDPAHPFPYISGLSLNLALVMRNPETGKDHFARVKVPPIINRWMEADPGRFVPLEEVIAAHLDLLFPGMEVIAHHAFRVTRNEDLEVEEDDAENLLKALEKELLRRKFGPPVRLEVEESIDPGVLDLLVSELGIRREEVVRLRGPLDLRSLNEIADLDRPELRFEPFVPGTHEHLAEVETSKPADLFSALRKRDVLVHHPYDSFATSVQRFIEQAAADPHVLAIKQTLYRTSGDSPIIDSLVDAARAGKQVLVLVEIKARFDEQANIRWARKLERAGCHVVYGLVGLKTHCKLALVVRDEPDGLRRYAHIGTGNYNPKTARLYEDFGLLTADPDITHDLTDLFNNLSGFAQDFSYRRLMVAPAGLRDGIVERIDAEIAHHAAGRTSGIRIKINSLVDESIIDKLYEASRAGVQVDLNVRGICTLRPGVPGLSDNIRVTSILGRFLEHSRVYWFAGGGEPEAWMGSADLMHRNLDRRVEVLVRVPTPAHTTELGELLALAVDPETSSWHLGPEGQWTRHVGSRNLQSVLIERAKARRSR; encoded by the coding sequence TCTCGTGGATCGCGTTCAACGCACGCGTGCTCGAGCTGGCGCAGGACCATTCGGTCCCGCTGCTCGAGCGGGTGCGGTTCGCGGCGATCTTCGCGAGCAACCTCGACGAGTTCTTCATGGTCCGCGTCGCAGGGCTCAAACGCCGCATCGCAGCCGGCGTCGCCGTGCCCTCTGCGAGCGGCCTGAACCCTCGCGACGTGCTCTCCCGCAGCCTCGAGGCGAGCCAGGACCTGATGGTCCGCCACGCCGAGACGTACCACCAGGAGCTCGTGCCGGACCTCGCCGAGCACGGCATCGAGCTGCTGCACTGGAGCTCTCTGCGGGAGGCCGAGCAGAAGCACATCAGCGCGCTCTACCGCGATCGCGTGTTCCCGATCCTCACGCCGCTCGCGGTCGACCCTGCGCACCCGTTTCCCTACATCTCGGGGCTCTCGCTCAACCTCGCGCTGGTCATGCGCAACCCCGAGACCGGCAAGGACCACTTCGCCAGGGTCAAGGTCCCGCCGATCATCAACCGGTGGATGGAGGCCGATCCGGGTCGCTTCGTGCCGCTCGAGGAGGTCATCGCGGCCCACCTCGACCTGCTGTTCCCGGGCATGGAGGTCATCGCGCACCACGCCTTCCGGGTGACCCGCAACGAGGACCTCGAGGTTGAGGAGGATGACGCGGAGAACCTGCTCAAGGCGCTCGAGAAGGAGCTCCTGCGACGCAAGTTCGGTCCGCCCGTACGCCTGGAGGTCGAGGAGTCGATCGATCCCGGTGTGCTCGACCTGCTGGTGTCAGAGCTCGGTATCCGCCGTGAGGAGGTCGTCCGGCTGCGCGGCCCGCTGGATCTGCGCAGCCTCAACGAGATCGCCGACCTCGACCGCCCCGAGCTTCGATTCGAGCCGTTCGTCCCGGGCACCCACGAGCACCTGGCCGAGGTCGAGACCTCCAAGCCCGCCGATCTGTTCAGCGCGCTGCGCAAGCGTGACGTCCTGGTGCACCACCCTTACGACTCGTTCGCCACCAGCGTCCAGCGCTTCATCGAGCAGGCCGCCGCGGATCCGCACGTGCTCGCGATCAAGCAAACGCTCTACCGGACGTCGGGCGACTCACCGATCATCGACTCACTCGTCGACGCCGCCCGCGCGGGCAAGCAAGTCCTGGTGCTCGTCGAGATCAAGGCGAGATTCGACGAGCAGGCCAACATTCGCTGGGCCCGCAAGCTCGAGCGCGCCGGCTGCCACGTCGTGTACGGCCTGGTCGGCCTCAAGACCCACTGCAAGCTCGCGCTCGTCGTCCGCGACGAGCCCGACGGGCTGCGTCGCTACGCGCACATCGGCACCGGCAACTACAACCCCAAGACCGCCCGCCTGTACGAGGACTTCGGGCTGCTGACCGCTGACCCCGACATCACGCACGACCTGACCGACCTGTTCAACAACTTGTCGGGGTTCGCCCAGGACTTCTCCTACCGGCGGCTCATGGTGGCGCCGGCCGGGCTGCGCGACGGGATCGTCGAACGCATCGACGCCGAGATCGCCCACCATGCGGCCGGTCGCACGTCGGGCATCCGCATCAAGATCAACTCGCTGGTCGACGAGTCGATCATCGACAAGCTCTACGAGGCGTCACGCGCAGGCGTGCAGGTCGACCTCAACGTGCGCGGGATCTGCACCCTGCGGCCGGGCGTCCCTGGTCTCAGCGACAACATCCGGGTCACCAGCATCCTGGGACGATTCCTTGAGCACAGCCGGGTCTACTGGTTCGCCGGTGGAGGTGAGCCCGAGGCCTGGATGGGCTCGGCCGATCTCATGCACCGCAACCTCGATCGACGCGTCGAGGTCCTCGTGCGAGTCCCGACACCGGCCCACACGACGGAGCTCGGCGAGCTGTTGGCGCTGGCGGTCGACCCGGAGACCTCGTCCTGGCACCTCGGACCAGAAGGGCAGTGGACCCGCCATGTGGGGTCGCGCAACCTGCAGTCCGTGCTGATCGAGCGGGCCAAGGCCCGGCGCTCCCGCTAG